A section of the Scylla paramamosain isolate STU-SP2022 chromosome 33, ASM3559412v1, whole genome shotgun sequence genome encodes:
- the LOC135089429 gene encoding uncharacterized protein LOC135089429, whose protein sequence is MWSRKQRSHTAAMEYLEVAAVLTLFLSCTSGSPVAQGYGLPPYRDIGVTSFASHNILPSQGNQYGRGQLDTLHLTRTHHGGPSISGPIGNANFGGPLISNHGGHYGNLGGVGSGFSGSFGGSDVVGAGGGLGGGVVGGVGGDIVDGGLLGGSVGGIVDGGVVGGSYDGGVGDTVGPCTEGKVLQVDGSCVVPLVHRKVFVFAAPDRPKVIQPPPQLPKPEVQHNVVVIRSQEPEENPEPIVIPAPRVKNVLLVLNKLRDNEQKVVQVPPQPSSAPSVYFVNYKDEQDLQNQGFQGLGIDFDGAAGVGGAGGFGTGSGFGSGGGVGGAGGAGGFDNVGGVIGGGGSFGGVGGVGIGVGSVGGAGGFGGVGGAGGFGGAGGAGGFGGYGGVGIGGGVDVVDVVDTSYGVPRVNDVSDHIVGGGGDLSYAASDTEDVVVEAEPETSDAESPSESEDSSKALFFKA, encoded by the exons ATGTGGAGCAGGAAGCAGAGATCACACACTGCAGCCATGGAATACCTTGAG GTCGCAGCGGTtcttactctcttcttatcctgCACTTCGGGGTCCCCCGTAGCACAGGGCTATGGACTACCGCCTTACAGGGACATAGGAGTGACGTCCTTCGCGTCCCACAACATCCTACCCTCTCAAGGAAACCAGTACGGGAGGGGTCAATTAGACACCCTTCACTTGACCCGAACGCACCATGGAGGTCCCTCAATTTCAGGACCAATTGGAAATGCTAACTTCGGGGGTCCCTTGATATCCAACCATGGGGGACACTACGGGAATCTTGGCGGGGTGGGTTCTGGCTTCTCGGGTTCTTTCGGAGGCTCCGATGTGGTGGGTGCCGGTGGAGGACttggtggtggcgtggtgggCGGCGTAGGGGGCGACATAGTGGACGGCGGCTTGCTGGGCGGCTCGGTGGGCGGCATAGTGGACGGCGGCGTGGTGGGCGGCTCATATGATGGCGGCGTGGGTGACACGGTGGGTCCCTGCACCGAAGGGAAGGTCCTCCAAGTGGACGGGTCATGCGTGGTGCCCTTGGTTCACCGCAAAGTGTTCGTGTTCGCCGCCCCTGACCGCCCCAAGGTGATCCAGCCGCCGCCCCAGCTGCCGAAGCCCGAAGTGCAGCACAACGTGGTCGTCATCAGGTCCCAGGAGCCAGAGGAAAACCCAGAGCCAATCGTCATCCCAGCGCCGCGGGTCAAGAACGTACTACTTGTGCTCAACAAACTGAGGGACAACGAGCAGAAGGTCGTGCAGGTCCCGCCGCAGCCTTCCTCTGCCCCCAGCGTGTACTTCGTCAACTACAAGGACGAACAAGACCTCCAGAACCAGGGATTCCAAGGCCTTGGCATTGACTTCGATGGTGCTGCTGGTGTCGGCGGTGCTGGCGGTTTTGGAACTGGCAGCGGTTTTGGAAGTGGAGGCGGTGTTGGCGGTGCTGGCGGTGCTGGCGGTTTCGACAATGTTGGCGGTGTTATCGGCGGTGGTGGCAGTTTCGGCGGTGTTGGCGGTGTTGGTATTGGTGTTGGCAGTGTCGGCGGTGCTGGCGGTTTCGGCGGTGTTGGCGGTGCTGGCGGTTTCGGCGGTGCTGGCGGTGCTGGCGGTTTCGGCGGTTATGGCGGTGTTGGTATCGGCGGCGGGGTGGATGTGGTGGATGTAGTGGACACTTCATATGGAGTGCCCAGGGTGAATGATGTATCGGATCATATTGTGGGCGGCGGGGGTGACCTGAGCTACGCGGCGAGCGACACAGaggacgtggtggtggaggcagagcCAGAGACCTCCGATGCAGAATCACCCTCAGAATCAGAAGACTCCTCCAAGGCCCTGTTCTTCAAGGCCTAA